The following proteins are co-located in the Siansivirga zeaxanthinifaciens CC-SAMT-1 genome:
- a CDS encoding type II toxin-antitoxin system HipA family toxin, translating to MAKNNIIEIILFGQEIGKLGYDVNKRASYFQYNPVFLESNQYTNIFPYVFKRIKPVQVFNKFEGETFRGLPPMIADSLPDMFGNIIFKEWFEAKNKEFKKITPLEQLTYVSNRGMGALEYHPTAVIPKSSTINIDEIVEVLNKVLDLKNETAAKALNEVALLNIFKIGTSAGGARPKILISEHKKTGEIIPGDIEYSEDYNHYLVKLSMNEEWGYNKEKVEYAYYMMAKEAGIQMMPSKLIENKHFATLRYDRQNGEKQHVLTATGLTGWDFKKPDNASYENIFKLALDIKVPYKDIQELFKRMVFNLVFANIDDHLKNHSFIYNKETDAWSLAPAYDLTYPLNINFNYNNISRALSINDKRADISLEDIMTIAETYAIKNPKGIIKEVQNVIDSWEAITKDLEIPEKVRNEIKKEFTKLIN from the coding sequence ATGGCTAAAAATAATATTATAGAAATTATATTGTTTGGCCAAGAAATAGGCAAACTGGGCTATGATGTAAACAAAAGGGCTTCCTATTTTCAATACAACCCTGTTTTTTTAGAATCTAATCAATACACCAATATTTTTCCTTATGTATTTAAGCGAATAAAACCAGTACAAGTATTTAATAAATTTGAAGGGGAAACCTTTAGAGGCTTGCCACCAATGATTGCCGATTCGTTACCAGATATGTTTGGTAATATCATCTTCAAGGAATGGTTTGAAGCTAAAAATAAAGAATTCAAAAAAATAACACCATTAGAGCAGTTAACCTATGTGTCTAATCGCGGAATGGGTGCATTAGAATACCACCCTACGGCCGTAATACCAAAATCATCAACAATCAATATCGATGAAATCGTAGAGGTTTTAAATAAAGTGTTGGACTTAAAAAATGAGACGGCAGCAAAAGCATTGAACGAGGTGGCATTGTTAAATATATTCAAAATAGGGACCTCTGCAGGAGGTGCACGCCCTAAAATTTTAATCTCTGAACATAAAAAGACAGGTGAAATTATTCCCGGAGATATTGAATATAGTGAAGACTATAACCACTATTTGGTTAAATTAAGTATGAATGAAGAATGGGGCTATAACAAAGAAAAAGTGGAATATGCTTACTATATGATGGCTAAAGAGGCAGGAATCCAAATGATGCCTTCAAAATTAATTGAAAACAAGCACTTTGCGACCCTGCGTTATGATAGGCAAAATGGTGAAAAACAACATGTGCTAACAGCGACAGGTTTAACAGGCTGGGATTTCAAAAAACCAGACAATGCTAGTTATGAAAACATATTCAAATTAGCTTTAGATATTAAAGTACCCTACAAAGATATTCAAGAATTGTTTAAACGGATGGTGTTTAATCTCGTTTTTGCCAACATAGACGACCACTTAAAGAATCATAGCTTTATATACAATAAGGAAACCGATGCTTGGAGTTTGGCACCAGCCTATGATTTGACATATCCATTAAATATTAATTTCAATTATAATAATATCTCTAGAGCACTGTCTATAAATGATAAAAGAGCAGATATATCTTTAGAAGATATTATGACAATTGCAGAGACCTATGCAATTAAAAATCCTAAAGGAATTATCAAAGAAGTGCAAAATGTAATAGATAGTTGGGAAGCTATTACCAAAGATTTGGAGATCCCTGAAAAGGTAAGAAATGAAATTAAAAAAGAATTTACAAAACTAATAAACTAA
- a CDS encoding helix-turn-helix domain-containing protein has protein sequence MIDAVTIKDVKLQLGELCKKKRQSYEMSQEDLAEALDISRYTIQKFENGKNATLDTVLKIANHFDLLNNLYQALKDIEKSNDINSLY, from the coding sequence ATGATTGATGCTGTTACAATAAAAGATGTCAAGTTACAATTAGGAGAGCTTTGCAAGAAGAAAAGACAAAGTTACGAAATGTCTCAAGAAGATCTTGCAGAAGCATTGGATATCTCACGATATACAATTCAAAAATTTGAGAACGGAAAAAACGCAACATTAGATACCGTATTAAAAATTGCAAACCATTTCGATTTACTAAACAATTTATATCAAGCCTTAAAGGATATTGAAAAGTCTAACGATATAAACTCATTATATTAA
- a CDS encoding TonB-dependent receptor family protein, translating into MTPIKYMLLKKVILIIFLISICFKTYAQQLVTGKIIDKENGLALAEVIIKDSQNKTVGTSNTLGEFVLGNQGTFYFSKKGYHQAVINFLKPEFSVVTLEQEISQLNEIIVNANHIPKNINTSNTTINLITNEDIQRGNTINFNEILNRIPSVFIQSGALNTNKISIRGIGSRNLFGTTKIRAYFQDIPLTSGNGETNIEDFELGAMGRLEIIKGANSSIYGSGLGGTIHLIPDKARLNQTEVQNDFTLGSFGLIKDLIKVNYGLKTHSFSAIYSNTHSDGYRENNTYNRQTFTLNSNHYLNTNNDLSFLASFIDLKAFIPSSVNRDTYINNPKLAATNWKQSEGNEDTQRGILGITWNHQYNQALKHITSVFSSFKTGFEPRPFDILSEKTSAIGIRSRILGTHQKLNWTFGAELFKDYLVNKNFENLYQNFLPETGSVQGDKFSHFREKRTYYNIFFESNYSISETSLVTIGLNYNQTSYILKDLFNSDSSTDQSGTYEFKGMLSPKLGFTQHINNNLVLYTSVSHGFSPPTTAETLLPDGLINNNIKPETGWNFELGTRYKLLDNRLHMNLAIFRLDVRNLLVARRTGNDKFIGVNAGRTQHDGLELILNYQWLKNDFITISPYASYTLNNFKFKSFIDDGKNFSGNKLTGVPSNLLNLGIDIKTHFGWYSSINYQYVGKIPMNDMNSLFSDAYNLTNIKLGYKNNFNKHLNFNVYFGLNNLFNTHYASQILINAMGFNGAAPRYYYPGEPINYYTGLNLKYNFN; encoded by the coding sequence ATGACCCCAATTAAATACATGCTTTTAAAAAAAGTAATTCTAATAATTTTTCTAATTAGCATTTGTTTTAAAACATATGCTCAACAATTAGTTACAGGAAAAATTATTGATAAAGAAAATGGTTTAGCACTCGCAGAGGTTATAATTAAAGATTCACAAAACAAAACAGTTGGCACATCGAATACTTTAGGGGAATTTGTACTCGGTAACCAAGGTACTTTTTATTTTTCAAAAAAAGGATATCATCAGGCGGTTATAAACTTTTTAAAACCCGAATTTTCGGTAGTTACGTTAGAACAGGAAATATCGCAATTAAATGAAATTATTGTAAACGCCAACCACATCCCAAAAAACATTAATACCTCAAACACCACCATAAACCTTATAACAAATGAGGATATACAACGAGGAAATACCATAAATTTCAATGAGATTTTAAACAGAATACCCAGTGTTTTTATTCAATCTGGTGCGTTAAACACGAATAAAATTTCTATTCGAGGTATCGGTTCGAGAAACCTCTTCGGCACTACTAAAATTCGCGCTTATTTTCAAGATATCCCACTAACCTCTGGAAACGGTGAAACTAATATTGAAGATTTTGAATTAGGCGCTATGGGTCGTTTAGAAATTATTAAAGGTGCCAACTCCAGCATCTATGGCTCTGGTTTAGGCGGTACGATTCATTTAATTCCTGATAAAGCGCGTTTAAATCAAACTGAAGTTCAAAATGACTTCACTCTGGGATCTTTCGGATTAATAAAAGATTTGATAAAAGTTAATTATGGATTAAAAACACATAGTTTTAGTGCTATTTACAGCAATACGCATAGCGATGGATACAGAGAAAATAACACCTATAACCGACAAACGTTCACTTTAAATTCTAATCATTATTTAAATACAAATAACGACTTATCTTTTTTAGCGAGTTTTATTGATTTAAAAGCCTTTATACCAAGTTCGGTAAACAGAGATACTTATATTAACAATCCGAAATTAGCGGCAACTAATTGGAAACAATCAGAAGGTAACGAAGATACGCAACGAGGTATTCTGGGTATCACATGGAATCATCAATACAACCAAGCACTAAAACATATTACCAGTGTGTTTTCATCTTTTAAAACGGGCTTTGAACCCAGACCTTTTGATATTTTAAGCGAAAAAACCTCGGCTATTGGCATTAGAAGTCGAATTTTAGGCACTCACCAAAAACTAAATTGGACCTTTGGTGCCGAACTTTTTAAAGACTACTTAGTGAATAAGAACTTCGAAAATTTATATCAAAATTTCCTTCCAGAAACTGGAAGTGTTCAGGGTGACAAATTCTCTCATTTCAGAGAAAAAAGAACCTATTATAACATCTTTTTTGAAAGTAATTATTCCATTTCCGAAACTTCATTGGTAACCATTGGCTTAAATTACAATCAAACATCATACATTCTTAAAGATCTGTTTAATAGCGATTCAAGCACAGATCAATCGGGAACCTATGAGTTTAAAGGCATGCTTTCGCCTAAACTAGGTTTTACACAGCATATTAACAACAACCTTGTTTTATATACCAGTGTAAGTCATGGTTTTTCTCCACCAACTACAGCCGAAACATTATTACCCGATGGCTTAATAAATAACAATATAAAACCAGAAACTGGCTGGAATTTTGAGTTGGGTACGCGGTATAAACTTCTTGATAATCGCCTACATATGAACCTAGCAATTTTTCGCTTAGATGTTAGAAATTTATTGGTTGCAAGACGAACGGGTAACGACAAATTTATTGGTGTTAACGCAGGAAGAACTCAACACGATGGTTTAGAGTTAATTTTAAATTACCAATGGCTTAAAAATGATTTTATAACCATAAGCCCATATGCATCTTACACACTAAATAATTTTAAATTTAAATCGTTTATTGATGATGGAAAAAATTTCTCAGGTAACAAGCTTACAGGTGTTCCATCTAACCTATTAAATTTAGGAATTGATATTAAAACGCATTTCGGATGGTATTCAAGTATTAATTATCAGTATGTTGGAAAAATTCCTATGAATGATATGAATAGTCTATTTTCCGATGCTTATAACTTAACTAACATAAAATTAGGGTATAAAAACAACTTTAATAAGCATCTTAATTTTAATGTGTATTTCGGACTTAATAATCTTTTTAACACCCATTATGCTTCACAAATACTTATTAATGCCATGGGTTTTAATGGGGCGGCGCCTCGTTATTATTATCCGGGCGAACCTATAAATTATTACACAGGATTAAATTTAAAGTATAATTTTAATTAA
- a CDS encoding bifunctional 4-hydroxy-2-oxoglutarate aldolase/2-dehydro-3-deoxy-phosphogluconate aldolase produces the protein MAQFSRLEVAQAMKETGMIPLFFHSDIELSKKVLKACYDGGARLMEFTARGDFAHEVFGELTKYAIKELPGMIMGVGSVTDGAAASLYMALGANFIVTPVLREDIAIACNRKKVLWSPGCGTLTEIARAEELGCEIVKLFPGDIYGPQFVKGIKGPQPWTSIMPTGGVSPTEENLKGWFDAGVTCVGMGSQLISKDIIANKDYAKLEQDVRNALAIVKAVRK, from the coding sequence ATGGCACAATTTTCAAGATTAGAAGTAGCTCAAGCGATGAAAGAAACTGGGATGATTCCTTTATTTTTTCATAGTGATATAGAATTAAGTAAAAAAGTTTTAAAAGCTTGTTACGATGGTGGTGCTCGTTTAATGGAATTTACAGCTCGTGGTGATTTTGCTCACGAAGTTTTTGGCGAATTAACTAAATACGCTATTAAAGAACTTCCGGGTATGATTATGGGTGTTGGTTCTGTAACCGATGGTGCTGCAGCCTCTTTATACATGGCTTTAGGTGCAAACTTTATTGTAACTCCAGTTTTAAGAGAAGATATCGCTATTGCTTGTAACCGTAAAAAAGTATTATGGTCTCCAGGCTGCGGTACTTTAACCGAAATAGCAAGAGCCGAAGAATTAGGTTGTGAAATCGTTAAATTATTCCCTGGGGATATTTACGGACCTCAATTTGTAAAAGGAATTAAAGGGCCTCAACCATGGACAAGCATTATGCCAACAGGTGGTGTTTCTCCAACCGAGGAAAACCTAAAAGGATGGTTTGATGCAGGTGTAACTTGCGTTGGTATGGGATCTCAATTAATTTCTAAAGATATTATTGCAAATAAAGATTATGCTAAATTAGAGCAGGACGTAAGAAATGCTTTAGCCATTGTAAAAGCTGTTAGAAAATAG
- a CDS encoding LacI family DNA-binding transcriptional regulator: MSNKKKTTIKDIANVLNISPAAVSKALNDDSRISEKTKEAVKQIAKNLNYQPNLLASALRKGKSNLVGVIVPRTNSNFFSSVIQNIEEVLNKKGYNIIITQSNESYKKECSNIDALLFTQVDGIIASMANETINLQYYEKIKSKGIPLILFDRGENDLNVDYIGINDYDSSHLIIEHLIDQGCKRIAHIGGYRHTRIFNNRIKGYIDAVKKHHLPLENELLLESSLTIEDGREKMLQLLALENRPDAVYISADYAALGALQVLNENNIKVPEDIALVGFGNEPFTAMTTPSITSINQHSDNIGKQAALTFLERVKNPGIKQTLNKYILNAELIVRESSNRKPS; the protein is encoded by the coding sequence TTGAGTAACAAAAAAAAAACGACCATAAAAGACATTGCAAATGTTTTAAATATTTCGCCTGCAGCTGTTTCCAAGGCTTTAAACGACGATTCTCGCATTAGTGAAAAAACGAAAGAGGCTGTTAAACAAATTGCAAAGAATTTAAATTACCAACCTAATTTATTGGCTTCGGCTCTACGTAAAGGGAAAAGTAATTTAGTGGGTGTTATTGTGCCTCGAACAAACAGTAATTTTTTCTCATCGGTTATTCAAAATATAGAAGAAGTTTTAAATAAGAAGGGTTATAACATTATTATTACGCAATCTAACGAATCGTATAAAAAGGAATGCAGTAATATTGATGCTTTGCTTTTTACACAGGTGGATGGCATTATCGCTTCGATGGCGAACGAAACCATTAATTTACAGTATTACGAAAAAATTAAGTCTAAAGGCATTCCTTTAATTTTATTTGATCGCGGTGAAAACGATTTAAATGTAGATTATATTGGCATTAATGATTACGATAGCAGCCATTTAATTATAGAACATTTAATAGACCAAGGTTGTAAGCGAATTGCTCACATTGGTGGTTACCGACATACGCGTATTTTTAACAACCGAATTAAAGGTTATATTGATGCTGTTAAAAAACACCATTTACCCCTAGAAAACGAACTTTTATTGGAAAGTAGTTTAACTATTGAAGACGGTCGAGAAAAGATGCTTCAGCTGCTTGCTCTTGAAAACCGTCCCGATGCCGTTTACATATCGGCAGATTATGCTGCTTTGGGCGCGCTTCAGGTGTTAAACGAAAATAATATTAAAGTTCCTGAAGATATTGCTTTGGTTGGTTTTGGAAACGAACCCTTTACAGCCATGACAACGCCCAGCATTACCAGTATTAATCAACACAGTGATAACATTGGAAAACAAGCGGCCCTTACCTTTTTAGAACGGGTAAAAAATCCGGGAATAAAGCAAACCTTGAATAAATATATTTTAAATGCAGAGCTTATTGTTAGAGAATCTTCTAACAGAAAACCATCTTAA
- a CDS encoding sugar MFS transporter, with amino-acid sequence MTQVKSLVEKGQNKTLIPMVILTVLFFIFGFVTWLNGPLIPFFKLACELTESQSYFVTFAFYIAYFVMAIPSSWVIEKVGYKNGLSLGLVVIAFGAFMFYPAAGVRTYILFLLALFVMGTGLAILQTAANPYVVVIGPRESAAARISVLGIANKLAGFLAPLALTALVLSNMSDYTADKIALMDSATKNEALNALALQLQSPYIYMGLVILALAVFLKFSPLPEINLDEDGHVEHLNLFKQIKGVLKHPQLVLGVITLLMYVAAEVLAGDSIGGFGKQLGVYGKNGDFYLKLTSFTMTFMVIGYVLGIVLIPKYVSQVLALKFSGILGILLTLLIVALPSTIMVPLPALPQLPLVIILVALLGLANALCWPAIWPMALEELGGYTKIGGALLIMAIIGGAILPLIYGALADAINMSNAAEGISETAKSGNQIAYLILLPAYAMISFYAFKGYAYRSWSKN; translated from the coding sequence ATGACACAAGTAAAGAGTTTAGTAGAAAAAGGACAAAATAAGACGTTAATTCCAATGGTTATTTTAACAGTGTTATTCTTCATTTTCGGATTTGTAACTTGGCTTAACGGTCCGTTAATTCCTTTTTTTAAGCTGGCTTGTGAGTTAACAGAATCGCAATCGTATTTTGTAACCTTTGCTTTCTACATTGCTTATTTTGTAATGGCAATTCCTTCGTCTTGGGTTATAGAAAAAGTTGGTTATAAAAACGGACTCTCCTTAGGGCTTGTAGTTATTGCTTTTGGGGCGTTTATGTTTTATCCAGCAGCAGGAGTCAGAACCTACATATTATTTTTATTAGCGCTATTTGTAATGGGCACAGGATTGGCTATTTTACAAACAGCTGCCAATCCATATGTTGTTGTTATAGGTCCCCGAGAAAGTGCAGCAGCACGTATAAGTGTATTGGGTATTGCTAATAAACTGGCCGGGTTTTTAGCACCTTTAGCTTTAACCGCTTTGGTGTTATCTAATATGTCCGACTATACAGCCGATAAAATAGCGTTAATGGATTCTGCAACAAAAAACGAAGCGCTTAACGCTTTAGCACTACAGTTGCAATCGCCATATATATACATGGGCTTGGTAATTCTTGCTTTGGCCGTGTTTTTAAAATTTTCGCCTTTACCAGAAATTAATCTAGATGAGGATGGCCATGTAGAACATTTAAATCTATTTAAACAAATTAAAGGGGTGTTAAAACATCCGCAATTGGTTTTAGGAGTAATAACACTGTTAATGTATGTTGCTGCCGAAGTTTTGGCAGGCGATTCTATTGGAGGTTTTGGTAAACAGTTGGGTGTTTATGGAAAAAACGGCGATTTTTATTTAAAATTAACCTCTTTTACAATGACTTTTATGGTTATTGGATATGTACTCGGAATTGTATTAATCCCTAAATATGTGTCGCAGGTATTGGCTTTAAAATTTTCTGGGATATTAGGTATCTTGCTTACGTTGTTAATTGTAGCTCTGCCTTCAACGATTATGGTGCCACTACCAGCTTTACCCCAACTACCATTGGTTATCATTTTAGTTGCACTTCTGGGATTAGCAAATGCGCTCTGCTGGCCTGCAATTTGGCCAATGGCTTTAGAGGAACTGGGCGGATATACTAAAATAGGAGGCGCCCTGCTTATTATGGCCATTATTGGAGGTGCCATTTTGCCTCTAATTTATGGAGCTTTAGCAGATGCCATTAATATGTCGAATGCCGCAGAAGGTATTTCTGAAACAGCAAAGAGTGGTAACCAAATCGCGTATTTAATTTTATTACCTGCTTACGCCATGATTAGTTTTTACGCCTTCAAAGGATACGCTTACAGAAGTTGGTCTAAGAATTAG
- a CDS encoding cupin domain-containing protein, translating into MANFGTSRVFLIGDEMPWEDLGGGIKRKIMAYDERIMLVNVHFEAGGVGTMHNHHHSQVTYVASGVFEFTVGDEIKTVKEGDSLYIPPHIMHGTVCKESGVLIDVFSPLRVDFMQ; encoded by the coding sequence ATGGCGAATTTCGGTACGAGTCGTGTTTTTTTGATAGGAGATGAGATGCCTTGGGAAGATTTAGGCGGCGGTATAAAAAGAAAAATTATGGCTTATGATGAGCGAATTATGTTGGTAAACGTTCATTTTGAAGCTGGAGGTGTGGGAACCATGCATAATCATCACCATTCACAAGTAACTTATGTGGCAAGTGGTGTTTTTGAGTTTACAGTGGGCGATGAAATAAAAACCGTAAAAGAAGGCGATAGTTTATATATTCCACCACATATTATGCACGGTACGGTTTGCAAAGAATCAGGAGTTTTAATAGATGTTTTTAGTCCGCTACGCGTAGATTTTATGCAATAA
- the trxB gene encoding thioredoxin-disulfide reductase, which yields MSETIEKVKCLIIGSGPAGYTAAIYAARANMNPVLYQGTQPGGQLTTTNEVENFPGYPTGVTGPEMMMELQKQAERFEADIRHGWITKVDFSGDIHKVWVNDEKEIHCETVIISTGASAKYLGLDSEQKYLKLGGGVSACAVCDGFFYRNQEVVIVGAGDSACEEAHYLSKLCKKVTMLVRKDEFRASKIMADRVKKTPNIEILFNTETDEVLGDGQVVNAVRVFNNKTKEKHEILATGFFVAIGHKPNTDIFKDFLELDETGYIINKPGTAKTNIPGVFVSGDAADHVYRQAITAAGTGCMAALDAERYLASKDANFEVSTSTYN from the coding sequence ATGTCAGAAACAATTGAAAAAGTAAAATGCCTCATAATAGGATCGGGTCCTGCAGGGTACACTGCAGCAATTTATGCAGCTAGAGCCAATATGAATCCAGTATTGTATCAAGGTACACAACCAGGCGGTCAGTTAACAACTACCAACGAAGTTGAAAACTTTCCAGGGTATCCAACAGGAGTTACTGGACCAGAAATGATGATGGAGTTGCAAAAACAAGCCGAACGTTTTGAAGCCGATATTAGACATGGATGGATTACTAAAGTAGATTTTTCGGGTGATATTCATAAAGTTTGGGTTAATGATGAGAAAGAAATTCATTGTGAAACCGTTATCATATCTACAGGAGCATCGGCTAAGTATTTAGGTTTAGATTCTGAACAAAAATATTTAAAATTAGGTGGAGGCGTTTCTGCCTGTGCCGTTTGTGATGGGTTTTTCTACAGAAATCAAGAAGTTGTTATTGTGGGAGCAGGAGATTCTGCCTGTGAAGAAGCACATTACTTATCTAAGCTTTGTAAAAAAGTAACGATGCTTGTTAGAAAAGACGAGTTTAGAGCCTCTAAAATTATGGCCGATCGTGTTAAAAAAACACCAAACATTGAAATATTATTTAATACCGAAACCGATGAGGTTCTTGGTGATGGTCAAGTCGTAAATGCTGTTAGAGTATTTAACAACAAAACCAAAGAAAAACATGAAATTCTAGCAACAGGATTTTTTGTGGCGATTGGGCACAAACCAAACACCGACATTTTTAAAGACTTTTTAGAGTTAGATGAAACTGGTTATATTATAAATAAACCCGGTACTGCTAAAACAAATATTCCAGGGGTGTTTGTATCTGGCGATGCTGCCGATCATGTTTACAGACAAGCGATTACAGCTGCAGGAACTGGTTGTATGGCTGCATTAGATGCCGAACGCTATTTAGCTTCTAAAGATGCTAATTTCGAGGTGTCTACATCAACTTATAATTAA
- a CDS encoding sugar kinase: MSRVVTFGEIMLRLAPQGFLRFSQADNFDVVYGGGESNVAVSLANYGISVDFVTRLPKNDIGECAMMEMRKRGVGVDKIVWGGERLGIYFLETGAVSRGSKVVYDRAYSSMSTIQSGMVDWDAVFEGVEWFHWTGITPAISQSSADVCLEAVKVASAKGITISTDLNYRAKLWKYCDASHREKIMTELTSYCDVVLGNEEDAEMHFGIKPEGAAVQTHGHDVKAEAFLSVCQQMMKKFPKAKKVITTLRGSISASHNTWAGVLYDGKQMLQTRQYQITDIVDRVGGGDSFMGGLIYGLLTYPDNDQNALDFAVAASCLKHTIKGDANLVTVEEVTKLMGGDASGRVAR; this comes from the coding sequence ATGAGTAGAGTAGTAACATTTGGTGAGATCATGCTTCGTTTAGCACCTCAAGGATTTTTAAGATTTTCTCAAGCCGATAATTTTGATGTTGTTTATGGTGGTGGAGAATCAAACGTAGCAGTTTCATTGGCTAATTATGGTATTTCTGTTGATTTTGTAACACGTTTACCAAAAAATGATATTGGCGAGTGTGCCATGATGGAAATGCGCAAACGTGGTGTAGGTGTCGATAAAATTGTTTGGGGTGGAGAACGTCTAGGTATTTATTTCTTGGAAACTGGTGCGGTTTCAAGAGGTAGTAAAGTGGTTTACGACAGAGCATATTCATCTATGTCTACAATACAATCTGGTATGGTGGATTGGGATGCTGTTTTTGAAGGTGTAGAGTGGTTTCACTGGACAGGCATTACACCAGCAATCTCTCAAAGTTCTGCAGATGTTTGTTTAGAGGCTGTTAAAGTTGCAAGTGCAAAAGGCATTACTATTTCTACAGATTTAAATTATAGAGCTAAACTTTGGAAATATTGTGATGCTTCACATAGAGAAAAAATAATGACAGAATTAACATCTTACTGTGATGTTGTTTTAGGTAATGAAGAAGATGCAGAAATGCACTTTGGAATTAAACCTGAAGGTGCAGCGGTTCAAACGCATGGGCATGATGTAAAAGCAGAGGCTTTCTTATCTGTTTGTCAGCAAATGATGAAAAAATTCCCTAAAGCTAAAAAAGTTATTACAACTTTAAGAGGGTCTATTTCTGCTTCTCACAACACTTGGGCTGGCGTTTTATACGATGGTAAGCAAATGTTACAAACCCGTCAATACCAAATTACAGATATCGTAGATCGCGTTGGTGGTGGCGATTCTTTCATGGGTGGTTTAATTTATGGTTTATTAACATATCCAGATAACGACCAAAACGCTTTAGATTTTGCGGTTGCTGCATCTTGTTTAAAACACACAATTAAAGGTGATGCCAACTTAGTAACTGTAGAAGAGGTAACAAAATTAATGGGTGGCGACGCTTCAGGTAGAGTTGCTCGATAA